One window of the Macrobrachium nipponense isolate FS-2020 chromosome 22, ASM1510439v2, whole genome shotgun sequence genome contains the following:
- the LOC135198586 gene encoding piggyBac transposable element-derived protein 3-like has translation MFQSSMFYGQRNAALETQERVPWVAPDDAEGSDVDVSPLDIDSDDDDPTYVPDEGLTQDDAFDPPNSRARKVNVVVPQAMPMEEEGEPNPKRSRADEWKKEDIDIRALPNFIHQKPDYLREPYEYFSQFFTTELREHIVYQSNLYSRQKDVGSNFHMSEEDLMVFLGLIVYMGLVPLPSIVDFWAVKTRIPQVADFMSRNRFKAIRSSLHFSDNDQAAASQDRFFKVRVPFTKVTREFLKVPETPIHSIDEVMVAYKGTRAGNLRQYVAKKPDKWGFKLFCRSSVDGFVHDILMYQGETTFVSHHTMLSEEEKPCL, from the exons ATG ttccaaagcagtatgttttatgggcaacgcaatgctgcattggagactcaggaacgtgtaccatgggtagcccctgacgacgctgaaggaagtgatgtcgacgtgagccctttggacattgacagtgatgatgacgaccctacctacgttcctgacgaaggccttactCAGGACGATGCCTTTGACCCTCCTAACTCTAGAG ctcgcaaggtcaatgttgttgtccctcaagcgatgcctatggaagaggaaggtgagcctaaccctaagaggtctcgtgctgatgaatggaagaaggaagacatTGATATCCGTGCCCTGCCCAACTTCATTCATCAGAAGCCTGACTATTTGAGGGAACCTTAtgaatatttctcccagttcttcACAACTGAATTGAGGGAACACATTGTGTATCAATCCAACCTGTACTCAAGACAGAAGGATGTAGGCAGCAACTTCCACATGTCAGAAGAGGATCTCATGGTTTTCCTTGGCCTCATCGTGTACATGGGCCTGGTTCCTCTCCCTAGCATAGTTGACTTCTGGGCCGTGAAGACCAGGATTCCTCAagttgcagacttcatgtccaggaACCGCTTCAAGGCAATTCGATCTTCCCTTCACTTCAGCGACAATGACCAGGCAGCTGCATCCCAAGATCGGTTCTTCAAGGTGAGAGTCCCCTTCACCAAGGTCACCAGAGAGTTCCTGAAAGTTCCTGAGACTCCTATCCACTCCATTGATGAAGTGATGGTCGCCTATAAGGGCACAAGGGCTGGTAACCTTCGCCAGTATGTCGCAAAGAAGCCTGACAAGTGGGGCTTCAAGTTGTTCTGCCGCTCCAGTGTGGATGGGTTTGTGCATGATATTCTCATGTACCAAGGGGAGACAACCTTTGTGAGCCACCATACTATGCTATCTGAAGAGGAGAAGCCATGTCTGTAA